A genomic region of Candidatus Poribacteria bacterium contains the following coding sequences:
- a CDS encoding acetoacetate decarboxylase family protein — translation MGYKFDPKAMYRMPTHFGPRTGPRYGPDGRKFECKDNPKSTSVSVSFLTNSEQLEAFLPPGFSLNGEPVVSVSGGYMKEIEWLAGRGYNTLGVSFPVVFEGEVDRATGSFLTVLWENLTDPILTGREELGFSKIYCELPDPLTFNGETHCTASWLGFKFMDMHVRATEQVPIPTTSPSPQQTTGEQPLTGTLHYKYMPRTGEWGTADVTYAVLTPASTPNRVVKEHWRGEGTVQFHKARWEDLPTQYNIVNAFHELEVKEWRGASIVKTVGGKDLSDQRILR, via the coding sequence ATGGGATATAAGTTCGATCCGAAAGCAATGTACCGGATGCCGACGCATTTTGGACCGAGGACAGGCCCGAGATACGGACCCGATGGCAGAAAATTTGAGTGTAAAGATAACCCGAAATCAACGTCAGTTTCGGTGAGTTTCCTGACAAATAGCGAGCAATTGGAGGCTTTTCTACCGCCGGGATTTTCGCTTAACGGTGAACCCGTCGTATCCGTGTCAGGCGGCTACATGAAAGAAATTGAGTGGTTGGCAGGACGCGGTTATAATACCCTCGGTGTTAGTTTTCCAGTCGTTTTCGAGGGTGAAGTAGACCGAGCGACGGGATCGTTTTTGACAGTGCTCTGGGAAAATCTGACAGATCCGATTTTGACGGGACGCGAGGAATTAGGTTTCTCCAAAATCTATTGCGAACTGCCAGATCCGCTGACGTTTAATGGTGAGACACACTGTACCGCCAGTTGGCTCGGCTTTAAGTTTATGGACATGCACGTCCGAGCGACAGAACAGGTTCCAATACCAACCACGTCCCCTTCACCGCAACAGACGACTGGCGAACAACCGCTCACCGGCACGCTCCATTATAAATATATGCCAAGAACCGGCGAATGGGGCACTGCCGACGTTACTTACGCCGTGCTAACGCCTGCGAGTACCCCGAACCGAGTTGTGAAGGAGCATTGGCGCGGTGAAGGCACAGTGCAATTCCACAAAGCGCGCTGGGAAGACCTACCGACACAATACAACATTGTCAACGCCTTCCACGAATTGGAAGTCAAGGAGTGGCGTGGCGCGTCTATCGTCAAAACAGTCGGTGGGAAAGACCTCAGTGATCAACGCATCTTGCGTTAA
- a CDS encoding 3-oxoacyl-ACP reductase FabG — translation MYNLHGKVALVTGAGGKNGIGRAIATRLAKEGADVAVNDITEHPYAADQTEWQGLPDVVHEIEAMGRHAISVVADVGDAEQVKEMVDKTVAHFGKIDILVNNAGTIAGKDRVPVVDLTEEDWDRVQRVNVKGVFLCSQAVARHLIAQGTGGKIINMSSVTGKRGSARFAAYSASKFAVIGFTQSLACELAPYRVNVNAICPGLVDTERVTHLASVLMPDNLSADEQLSEYTRQSEANVPFGRLAEGADVAKMAAFLASDEAAYLSGVSITVSGGTVMD, via the coding sequence ATGTACAACCTACATGGAAAAGTCGCTTTGGTAACAGGCGCGGGAGGCAAAAATGGCATCGGACGGGCAATTGCGACGCGCTTGGCGAAAGAGGGTGCTGATGTTGCTGTTAATGACATCACCGAGCATCCCTACGCTGCAGATCAGACAGAATGGCAGGGTTTACCTGATGTTGTTCACGAAATTGAAGCGATGGGACGACATGCCATCAGCGTTGTCGCGGACGTTGGGGACGCAGAACAGGTAAAAGAGATGGTTGACAAAACCGTTGCACACTTCGGTAAAATCGACATTCTCGTCAACAATGCCGGAACAATCGCTGGTAAGGATCGTGTGCCTGTCGTAGATCTGACTGAAGAAGATTGGGACAGAGTCCAGCGGGTCAATGTGAAAGGCGTATTCCTCTGTTCACAAGCGGTGGCACGCCATCTTATTGCGCAGGGAACCGGGGGTAAAATCATCAATATGTCTTCTGTTACTGGGAAACGCGGGTCAGCGCGCTTTGCCGCATACAGTGCCTCGAAATTCGCTGTGATCGGTTTCACACAATCGCTCGCCTGTGAACTTGCCCCTTATCGGGTCAACGTCAACGCCATTTGTCCTGGACTTGTAGACACAGAACGCGTTACACATCTGGCATCTGTGCTAATGCCGGATAATCTTTCCGCTGATGAGCAACTCTCGGAATACACACGCCAATCCGAAGCAAATGTACCCTTTGGGCGACTCGCCGAGGGAGCAGATGTCGCCAAGATGGCTGCTTTCCTCGCCTCAGACGAAGCCGCTTATCTTTCAGGGGTCTCTATCACTGTTTCAGGCGGCACAGTGATGGACTGA